The following DNA comes from Castanea sativa cultivar Marrone di Chiusa Pesio chromosome 10, ASM4071231v1.
tgaagagtCTATTCAAATCTTTATGGCTTCTATTATGTTTGCTAATACAACTTAAAATGACATGCCAACAATTATCTTAATTGCAGAGGTGGGTCTTAATGAGATTGTTTACTTCTTTAGGTAAACGCAACTTAatcttaaattaatattatatacgttttgataaaaaatatagaaagagCACATCCAAGTACTCAGGTTGTGGAGATGAACTGCCTGGCAAAACATCTAAAATTACAACAATCAAGAAATTGCAGAAAATTAGAGAATTAACAACCAGTGAAAACCATCCAATCATACACAGAACATGAGGTCATCTTTCAATTCGTCATAGCTTGTTCAATTCCTTCAAATGTCAGGCTATTATGTTCTTTCCAAATAGTCCATATTATCCACAAAGGGATCACATTCCAAgcgatagatagatagatagctACTAAAATTTGACAAGAGACTACAGGGTTGGTATCATAACTAAAACAGTTCCTGAAAGTGAAAACCACATATGaagcataaagtaaaaacagagtACTAAATCAAATACATAAACTTTAATAAACCCAGATTCCCATTCCACCACACATATGTTGTCCTCCACATACAAAGTACCTACACCACCATCTCAATTCTCAAGCAAAAGTGTATACATCATCACACCACTAATACTTGTATAGCATATCTAATCTAAGGGTCTCTAAAATATAAACCCCAAATCACTCCTACGCAACTAGGCACCAGAAATATCAATTGAGCCATATGGGCATAGACATTCAGTTTctactcccaaaaaaaaaacaaaaaactagaaCATATTTCATCAAATAATCCAATTCCAAgccaaaatattaaataaaaatagaaataaaaagaaacccAATTCTCTATTTCATGAATACAAGCTTCTTAAACAGCTAAGGaattaaaaacatgaaaataaaaatttaaagaaaataaaaattaaagaaaaaggacCTTCTGGCGCTTCCAAGAGAGGAACTGGGCCACCGTGATGGAATTCGGGCTCGGCTTCTCATTCTCAGTTCCTTGCTTTTCTGCTTCTGCTTCTGCTTCTGCTTCTGCTCCcatcttctttctctcttcttttcagATAGCGCGTCTCTCGTTCGTGCAGGTAGAGTTCTTTGTTAATCCTTTTTTACTTTAGGAAATAGCCGTAAGCATTACTCTTTACatatgtaataatttttgttatatacaTATGTAATAATTTAAACCGACCAcattttgataattaaataaagtaacCCAATACTACATaaattctaatttaattaagtttcatttttttttcctaaagaaattttaattttaatttttttgggggaaaattataattctaattaactaatatattgttaaaaataaattctctattttttgaCATTATATAATAGGCGAaaatgtttgactttttttttaggacTCTTTTATATTATGCTACATAAAGGTATACTCACAaattttcacataatttttattttttttaattctttattatttgacacataatttttattttttgaattctttatttatttgacaaaaactaatcaaatatcaatcattcattttaatatttagaCTCCCATTAGGAATTGTTTTTCTTAGAATGGCATGCAAGTCTTTGACTTGCTTCTAAAGCATGTTTCTATGTAACGCAAATTCTTTCACAGTAAAGGATGTGTAGCTGGCTTACTCTCCTAAAAGTCATATATAAGTAAAAGATCTAGGCTAAGCTCAACTCATATATCTATACAAAAAGCAAGAACCCtcatagaaaaattaaataatattgtaGTTGTAGTTTCAACTTTGAAGTCATGAGAAACTCGCTATAGAAACATCAACGAGACATATAGAAGAAGAAACACACCATGACTAAGTACAGGAAGATCATTCAATCTTCACATGCCAAATATATGTAGAGCCCATGCAATCAAACTAGATATTCAACTACAATAACAATTGTGTGCACCCCTTTTTATGATGCCAAATACATCAAAACCTAGATTGAAAACAATGTGCCAAACATTGAATGtcctatatttatttatgatacatgaattatatgtttaaataagaaataataaataaaacttaatatcatatatattctatatttatatttgctACCTCACCTTGAAGGTTTTacaacattattattttatttttaaaccaaATTTACCACTACAAATAGTGTTTCTCTTATATTTCAGTTGTGGACTTCGGTTCACTTGGTCATACTTagtccattttgtccactttggtccacaTTGGTCCTCTTCAgttcactttggtcctattcgttccacattggtcctattctCTTCTATTCAGTCCAATTCGGTCAATTctatccactttggtcctattcggtccattttgttcactttggtcctatttagTCTTATTCGGTCTAaattggtcctattcagtccattatgaccactttggtcctatttggtccattatATCCACTTTGATCAtatttggtccactttagtTAACTTTGGTACTATTCGGTTCTATGCGGTCCACTTTCCTTTCTCATTTGACGTAGCTACCTATAATGCCCTGCCTCATTCCTTTCTCATTTGATGTGGCTTAAGTCAAACCTTTTTAACTGTTGGGTTATGTCCAatttggtttgtgtttgatctAATTTATGACCTAACCCGACATGGAAGCGTTATGATTTTTTAATAGGAGGATTTTTTAGGCTTAATCCATGGGATGGAGGTTTGGGCTGATTGCCTTTCAAAATACATCTATAATTTATTGGTAAATTTGAAAGATATCCATTGTCCAGCCTGTTGGTCGGAAGGAGTTGGAGACTTGAGTTCACACTTACACTGGCAAGCAGCCTATATGCCATATGGCCATGGGATCATTTTTGACTGGCTGTGGCACAGCGGCAGTACCACCTTTCAAAAGATGAACTATTATACTGTACAATCATATAATGTACTTTGACATGCAAACAAATTAGACAACGAGCTTAAATTGGTACCTTTTTACACAAGCCATAGTGCACTATAGTCTTTATTCTCTAGTTCATGGTCACAACATCTGGTACTATTGTGAATTTCTTAAGGGATATTTGTTACAAAATTAGCTAGCCGACTTAATTAGTATACATTCAAGACCTCATAGAGCCATCAACAGCTGCTAAGACTAACCAAGTTAGAATTAAGACATGCATCTACAGCTTCACCGACGGTGAGAAAAATCCCCCCTCTTCCAAGTTTATCTAAAAAGTTGGCCAACTTCAGCTTGTGAATCACCTGCTGCCTTGGGTTGGCCATAGCTAACTGAAAAAACACATATATTTTAAAGGTTAGGTACAAAATAAACTGAAATATCACAAATCTTGAAATACAGGTCAATTCCTTACTTCCATGCCATGAGAAACCAACTCTTTGTGCAGTTCCTCTAGTGCAACAATTCCTGAAGTGTCAATGTTCATCATGTCTGTCATAAAAGGAACTCAATTTGGTTAGTGATATATGATATCATTGAAACAGAATTCAACTTGGTACCAGATATCCAAGTGTATAACACTTACTGGACATGTCAAGGATTACTGCTTGAACGCTTCCCTTTGCGTTgtctttcatttcattttcatgttCTTTCACCCACCTTACTATCCTGAAATAAGTACCATACATGGATTAAGTTCAACTTGCACCACTTCCGTGTCTTTTTTCTCATGGTACACaaataaatgcaaaaaatgCAGTACCTTTCTCTTATGAAATTGGCATTAGCGAAGCATAAAAAGGAAGAATTGACACGGATAGTTATGATTGCTGGAGTTTTAATGGCCATTGGATATTGACTAATGTCACAGAAGATATCTGTTCCAGGAAGTCTACCTAGTTCTTCTATGCCAGGTCGAATtgattttagtaatatttttgCAAATGAGATTGTTACCTGCACTCCGAAAATCACAACCAGAGTTAGAATAAGTGGCTATCCCATTCCCATACAATGAATATTTTTGTATACTGCctacaagaaataaaatatttcacattGAACAAAACTATGATCATACTTCATCCTAACATGTAGTCACTAGTCACTTTACTGAGAACATGTTCAGTACAGAGCTCATTGGACTCCTATCCTAGCTCATCCAAATAACTAGGGAGATTTTGAAAGTGGTGCATACCAATCATGAACAGAAACTACATGCCAAAAGGGATGATCCAAGTCTGCTAATCAATTAGGCCTAAGGATACAATAGTGTGAGCACCCACTAATCAGATGGCAGTTGCATAATCCAACTCAATTACGTAATTGAAATCAATAATCATGAGACTACTGGGTTCTTTAAAATTAAGCATTAGATATTTGGAGTTTATCCATCACTATTCTACTACCATGAAtcaattattgttttaagtTGTCTGCTCCTACAAGCTGGGTCCTATTTTGGGCAGAAATTGTCTCAATAATGTAAACAGGAATTGAGTCAACACGTTCACAGTGGAACCCATCAGTCACAAGACTACTGGATTCATCCAAATCGAGTATAAAAATATTCAGAGTTTATCTAACATTATTCTACCATCATGAATCAATTATAATGAAGTTGTCTGTTACTAAAAGTTGGGTTCTTTTTTAAGGTAGAAATTGTCTCAATCATGTGCACAGCCGAAAAGGGAAATGAGTCCATGCCAAAACTCACAGTGGACTAACAAAgttaaagggtaaaaaaaaaaagagtatatacATTACCGCAACCACAAGGCCAATCTCCACTGATGCAAACAGGACCCCAAGAAATGCACCAAGACATGCAAGAAAATCCATTTTGTCAACCTTCCAGATATAGAAAGCTTCATTTATATCTATAAGTCCAGGAAGAGCAGATAGAATGATTGAAGCTAGGATTGTAATGGGGGTGAAGTACAAGAGCCTAGTTAGCAATTCAAGTGATACAAGCACAGTAATGGCCATCACTATATTTGATACCACTGTTTGACATCCTGCACTGAAATTTACTGCTGTCCGTGAGAATGAACCTGCAGTAATTTACCAAACCTGTCAAATAATTGATTTATGCATCGCTAGGCTTGTTAGCTTGATTGGATATATGGATTATTGCAGTGTCCAAGATAagtttttaagaaataaaaggCAAAGTTCACAAGAAGAGCTCACCGGTTGCCACATAGCATGATGTTAAAGACCCTGCTATGTTCATAAAACCCATGGCTACCATTTCTTTGTTCCCATCAAGATGATAGCCTCTAATGGAAGCAAAAGATCGGCCAACAGCAATGGCTTCCTGAGGTGAATGATTGATAATCATTAATAAACTTAATAGTCAAAATTAAAGTATAACCAATATAACCAAAAGGAATGAAATCACACCGTGAGAGCAATAATTGCAGTAATTAGTCCAACTTTTGCTGCTTGTCCAACATGTGGACCGTTGAATTGTAACTGATTAACTGAACTTCGATTCACGCCTACTTTGATGTGTTTTATTATCTTAACTCCATGCTTATCAGCTTTGGTCAAAAACACTATTAAAGTGGATAATATAACTGCCATAAGAGGAGCGATAGTAGGCAACCAGAAgagctttttgtttcttctgcCCTGCAAATATGACATGATTATAATTTGACTAAAGTAGCAGAAAAAAAGTGCCTAAAGAAATGGGAATATTGCTAGGATTCAATTACTTACTATAAACCTGGCGAGTAGGAGGAAGATCAGGAACGAACAACCAAGGACAAAATTCAGAGGAAACCACTGTCATTGAAAGAGCAAGGCAAAGATGGAAATAATAAAGTTTGTAACAAATCAGTGAAAGCACATTAAGACTAAAGAGAGCAAAAATAAGAAACCCctattccaaaaaagaaaaagaacagaaCCATGGTTCTCATAGCAGAACTTACTTCACTGTGAAGTGATTCAAAAACAGACTCTAAGACAGATACTACGTCAGTTTTGGTGGTAAAGTGACTAAACCCAAATAGCCCTTTTAGTTGTTGAAGACCAATGATAATGGCTGCACCCGCCATGAATCCAACAATTGCAGCATGTGAAAGAAAATCAATAAGGAAACCCAATCTGTGAATATTGAAAGATAAAACAACTTGTTAGGAGAAGCAAATACAATAAGGAGCAAGTGTCAtattacaagaaaaaataaatgtatctTTAAAAGAAACCTGAACATTCCGAACACAGCTTGGAAAGTTCCGGCGAAGAAGGTAACCGTGAAAACAAGATTTCTGTAGGCAATGGGATCAGCCACAGGATCTTGTATATTTGGAACCATGGAAGACATCAGAATGGAAACTACGGCTACTGGTCCAATAGCTAGCTCTCTTGAACTCCCCATTAGAGCATAAATCAGAGGTGGGACAACGCTTGTGTCTAGTGGAATCAACAAACATAAACTTTCAGGTTAACAACATTAGAATAATTCCTATTTGACACAATTGTTTCTTTCGCCAGTGGCATATTGCCGGGTCTGAAAGAACAGTACATAGTGAAACTTAAAGCATAATATACAGCACTAAACTCAGCTCAGCAACTTACACAGGCCATATTCAGGATCAAGTTTTGCTAAACTAGCATATCCAATACTCTGCAAGAAATTCCATACAGCATGTATACCAGGAATTAGTCCATGAAAAGACCTCTCCTAATGTTCTACTTAACTTAGTAAGCAAACTTGATGGGGTAACTTATGTATATACCTGAGGAATGCTAAGGCTAGCCAGTGTCAAACCTGCCATCAAATCGCTTTTAAACTTTGATGCCTTGTATTTCCTTCCCCACCTGAGGATTGGAAATAGACCCTGAAGGAATGAAGCAGCATAATCCCTTGGAGTTTGCTTCTTGGAAGATGAAGAGTGCTTTTTTCCATGAGGAAAGACTGtattttttattgtacttaTAAGCTCATGACATAGAGGTGGTGGATCAGGAGAATTGAGAAGCCATTCAGCCCTCTGAACTGGACTAGAATCCTCTATGTCCAGCTGCTTCTCCTCTATACTGAAGGTCTCAATTGGAACTGAACCCATGGTTGTTTgaactttaaaaagtttaagTGTTTGGGTGAACTCTCTGAGTTACCTGTTATATACTAATATGTATGCCTcctgttctttttcttttttataaccTGTTGTATGTATACCTCCAGAGTTAGTTATATACGTACCCATTATAGTGtaataataaaactttaatGTAGATATTAGGTCATCTTAGAAAGTGCTTGACTTCTGTGCAGTAGGGACATTCTAGGGGTCATTGTATttgattgatgtcaagagctgcAACTTGCTTAATGCTTGTGTTCTTTTAACATGGTTGAAGGGTTTAAGAATCGAATATTATACTAtttcatgaaaaatgttctTCTTTTGCTTCAATCATTAACTGTTAATTGTTAACAGCTTACTTTTCAGTAACTTGTCATACAATTTTAAATAGCTTACCTAAATCATTATAACTAATGTTACTTGTAGTTTTAGTTATGAAGCATACTGTCAATTTAATTATGTATAGCTTCTATCCATAAATTACTGTAaattggtttctcaaaaaaaattactgtaaATTGTTAACAAAAGATGTCATTAGTGTATGGGTGAGTTTGGTATCAGCTTTTAGTTTTatatacagttttttaaaacttcactttttctcactttttctttttctttttttcactatggaaaaataacaaaacataaAGTTCATCACATCCTGTCATGCAGGTCTGATCCTTTTTTTACCCCCCTCAATAAGTGGGCGGTAGCTTTAATATCATTAAAAGATTTCTCTTCCCCAAGTCCGTTTCATTTTGGGGGTGAACAGGGATTGGGGGACCATGTCCCCTCATGCATTTTAATGtattagggtctgtttggataccgtttattgctgaaaactgaaaacattgtaacaaaataatttttaaatatataaatagtaccaTGAGACCtagttttaaagttatttttgctgaaatccGTACTTGCGGGTCTCGTGAACAGTACACGAAACCTACAGAAAAATGCCAAACGCAGAGAAAATTCAGTTTTCAGTGCAATCCAAACATACACTTTGTAGAGATTTGGATTCCATATGTGCACACCACATAAATAGCTCCACATAATCAGAATCATAACAAGAAGTCAACAACCAACATTATAATAATTGAAGCTATTgaaaatatggatttttttttttttatgagattttggtaaattacaaattacaccctTAAAGTTTGGAAGTGTTTGATTTTATAAcatgaaatttcagaatttcgATTTCACCTCTTGaagtttgggggtgtttggaCTTTACACATTGacgttttagaatttggattaaCTCCTAAAGTTTGGGCACGTTAGAAATTTACACCTTGAAATTCTGAAATTTGAGGGTGTAAATTCCAAGcaccccaaactttagggagtaaaatctaaacacccctAAAATTATGGGGTAAAAGCCAAATTTTTAAACGTCAAGGTGTAAAACCAAATacttctaaattttaggaggtaaaacccaaattttgaaactttaaagtgtaaaattcaaacactctcaaactttaggagtgtaatttgcaatttacccttaaAAATTTGAATACGGAACAATATTTAGTGTCCTTTG
Coding sequences within:
- the LOC142612774 gene encoding low affinity sulfate transporter 3, translated to MGSVPIETFSIEEKQLDIEDSSPVQRAEWLLNSPDPPPLCHELISTIKNTVFPHGKKHSSSSKKQTPRDYAASFLQGLFPILRWGRKYKASKFKSDLMAGLTLASLSIPQSIGYASLAKLDPEYGLYTSVVPPLIYALMGSSRELAIGPVAVVSILMSSMVPNIQDPVADPIAYRNLVFTVTFFAGTFQAVFGMFRLGFLIDFLSHAAIVGFMAGAAIIIGLQQLKGLFGFSHFTTKTDVVSVLESVFESLHSEWFPLNFVLGCSFLIFLLLARFIGRRNKKLFWLPTIAPLMAVILSTLIVFLTKADKHGVKIIKHIKVGVNRSSVNQLQFNGPHVGQAAKVGLITAIIALTEAIAVGRSFASIRGYHLDGNKEMVAMGFMNIAGSLTSCYVATGSFSRTAVNFSAGCQTVVSNIVMAITVLVSLELLTRLLYFTPITILASIILSALPGLIDINEAFYIWKVDKMDFLACLGAFLGVLFASVEIGLVVAVTISFAKILLKSIRPGIEELGRLPGTDIFCDISQYPMAIKTPAIITIRVNSSFLCFANANFIRERIVRWVKEHENEMKDNAKGSVQAVILDMSNMMNIDTSGIVALEELHKELVSHGMELAMANPRQQVIHKLKLANFLDKLGRGGIFLTVGEAVDACLNSNLVSLSSC